Within the Medicago truncatula cultivar Jemalong A17 chromosome 4, MtrunA17r5.0-ANR, whole genome shotgun sequence genome, the region CATCTAATCCATGCTAGTTAATTCCCTCAattaatttgactttttttgGCATATTATCTgtccttcatatttttctttctgcATAATAAATTTACTAATAAACAATTATTCCTCCTtgcacacactctctctctctctctctcttggaAGACATTACTGGCACTGGGATCTCTGTTGGGTTTAGTCTTCAAGGTACAATTTTGTGAACTGGGTTTTGTTTCATATCAACATTAACCTCTTCCCatgatttcaatttttcattactTATTTCATGCTTCTTCTTTGTTTCACTTGTATCTATCTACAATCTTTTTCCAGAATGAATGCACTGTGGATTTATACACAAAGATTTGTTAAATAATGAAACTAAAAAGCTTTGTTTTTAGTTCATTCTATGTGTATGTGTtcttttcagtttattttcaaTTCCACTTGATTTTCATGTTGAGTACTGCTCATTGCATGCAAATTTAgcatttttattgattattaattttaatgtaCATTAGTTGAAATTGTTACTGAAAATGGATCTTTTGGAGGGAATTTGctataattttaacaagaatGAATTATGCattaaagatatatttttgtgattAAATACCCTTTTGTTGTCACTCATAATTTTTCCATTAAAGGAAAATATGTAATCAAAGTAGATTGATTTAACTTTTGAACAGGACAAAAATGACAAATTCATCCAGGAACCTACCTGATTTCAAGAAATCTGTTAAATTGAAGTATGTTAAACTTGGTTATCACTATCTAATCACTCATGGAATGTACCTTTTTCTTTCCCCACTTGTGGTGTTGATTGCTGCTCAGATATCCACCTTTTCCATCCAAGACTTTTATGATATTTGGGAGCATCTACAATACAATTTGGTATCTGTCATTTTTTGTTCAACTCTCCTTGTTTTTCTGTCCACGCTTTACTTTTTGACTCGTCCGAAACCAGTGTACCTTGTTGATTTCTCATGTTACAAGCCTGAAGAATCTCGCAAGTGCACGAAAAGGAAATTTATGGATCAGTCTAGGATGATCAGTACTTTTACGGAGGAAAATCTCGAATTTCAGCGAAAGATTCTTGAGAGATCGGGACTTGGGGAATCTACTTATCTTCCTGAGGCTGTTCTTAACTTTCCTCCTAATCCTTCAATGAAAGAAGCTAGAAAAGAAGCTGAGACTGTGATGTTTGGTGCCATTGATGAGCTATTTAGTAAGACCTCAGTAAAGCCTAAAGATATAGGAATTCTGATTGTAAACTGTAGCCTGTTCAACCCAACTCCGTCGCTATCTTCAATGATTGTCAATCATTACAAGCTTCGAGGGAATATAAAGAGCTACAACCTAGGTGGGATGGGTTGCAGTGCGGGACTGATCTCGATTGATCTTGCTAAAGATCTTCTCCAGGCCAATCCTAATTCGTATGCATTGGTCATTAGCATGGAGAATATCACATTGAATTGGTATTTTGGAAACGATCGGTCGAAACTTGTTTCTAATTGTTTGTTTCGAATGGGAGGAGCTGTGGTTCTGCTTTCCAATAAAAGCTCAGACAGAAGAAGATCAAAATACCAATTGATCACCACGGTTCGCACTAACAAGGCTTCTGATGACAAGTGTTTTAGCTGCGTAACCCAAGAAGAAGATGCCAATGGCAAGATTGGTGTTACCTTGTCAAAAGATCTTATGGCAGTTGCCGGTGATGCTTTAAAAACTAATATCACTACACTAGGGCCTCTCGTACTTCCAACATCAGAACAGCTACTATTCTTCACCACATTGGTTGGGAAGAAACTTTTCAAGATGAAGATAAAACCTTATATTCCTGATTTCAAGCTAGCTTTTGAACATTTTTGCATCCATGCCGGAGGTAGAGCTGTTTTGGATGAACTGGAGAAAAACTTGCAGCTATCTCCATGGCATATGGAGCCATCGAGGATGACACTTTATCGTTTTGGAAACACATCTAGCAGTTCACTTTGGTATGAATTGGCTTACACAGAAGCCAAAGGGAGAATTAAGAAGGGAGATAGAACATGGCAAATAGCATTTGGTTCTGGATTCAAGTGTAACAGTGCAGTGTGGAAGGCTCTCAGGACAATCAACCCTGTGAAGGAGAAAAGCCCTTGGATAGATGAGATTGGCCAGTTTCCTGTTGATGTTCCAAAGGTATCTACCATCTAAACGACGAGATTGTAAGTAGTTCTGTATCAGTATTAGGTGGTAGTTATTGGATTGATGAAATTTTCTTTCTGGGATTTTGTGTATGTTACTGTTTTTAGAGTTCAGGTTTTAGGAATTTTATTCTGCTTTCTGGTGTACAAGTGGTGGGTCTAGTTTAGGGGAAGTTTTTGTTGAATTTAACTTTGTCATGTGCTGGTGGTTGCTTGAACTTGTGATTGTTTTGCTGTGAGTGTATTTTCTCGGGAATGTATTTATTGACTGATCTGTGGATTGTTGTGCTGAAATGCATAGAATCTGAAATGAACTTCCAGATTTTAACTGTGATTTCTCTGACAAAATCGGAATTGAACATTTCAATTCCGTTTCTTTAGCGTGTCAATGGTTAAAGCTAAATTCTGAAATCATTATGTTCTTAGTAATTTGTATTATCAATCATCATCTGTGCACAATTTTAAGCTGCATCGGGTGCTTTTTAGCTGGATAACTGTCTTCGGTAGAAGACAGTTATCACATGCTCTTACATTTGGTTGTATCCTTCTTTCTAAAGCAAAGAAACATTTCATTGGTCTACCTCCTCAGTTGTAACATTGCATGATACTTAGCATAATGTGATCCCAACTTGAGGGAACTCGTTTCTTGTGAAGCACAAATTAAAGGGAATACTCTCGTTTCTGATCAGCCTTCTGTTCTAAGCTAACATTATAGAAACATGCTTAGAAACCCAGATCCTCCCTTTTTTATAAATTCCTTACTTTTGGCAGGAACTATTTATCATGTTAAAAATCAAAGGGCAAGAACAAACAgcataggaaaaaaaaatactaaggaagttaattttggttttgatttttttcttcaaattatgtCTTGTTAAGAAGTATTAAGAATCCTTTTGGCTCCCAATGAATATCACCAAGCATTAGCTTTACGTAACTTCATAACCAAGCATCTAAATCTAATTAATTATCATCTATTTTTCTAAGCACCCCTCTTGAAATCTATCATTAGAATAAAAAACAGGATCAACAATCGAAGTACCAAATCCATAATTACTGCAGTAAAAATGAAGCATAGATGAAAAACAAACGTTTCGCATTCCAAGTTTCtgtgttaaattcaattttgtttcaacCAGTGTTTTTTAGTGCAACAAATCTGGATTCATCCTTGGTCTGCTGTAGTGTGTTGTGGTGCAATATTTACACTGGACTAGTCACAATCAGACAGCATATGTCCACATCAAGAACAAATTAGTTATAGTGAAAATATGCGTGTATGTTTGGTggaaaatatgaattataagAGTTCCCTCTACTATTCAATGTAATGCATAATAGAAGCATGCATCATTAGTTACCAAATAACTCAAACTAATACAAGTCAAGCAAATAGTTATATTCTTCTTCAACATTCATTCGAAATTTTGTTCTTGCTACAAGAGAATTTGGTGAAATATATCTAATAATACAAAACATTTCCTTTAGTGTGAAACATATCCGGTTCAAAAAATAGCACTAACATATAGCTTGAAGCTTCACATTCGAACCTATGTCATAGTTATAAACTGCGAATACACCCGAGCACACTACCAAGCACATATCCTGCAAGTCCCATCTTCATTAActtaaacaaaatgataaatgcCATTTCCACCACATTAGCATGTAAATCTCTAAGGTGAACTGTTCTAAATATAGTAGACCTAAACCGGTAGCTGGAAGCCACATATCTTGTTCATAAACTTTGATCCATTGCTTCCCCCACCCATGCGCTTTTCGGATCATAGTTTGTAGCAGTAAAATAAAGAAGACATCCACCCACAATGCACAATGGATAGAAGAATATGTAAAAATGGTTCAAATTATTAGTTGATGATACATACATATTTATCTTCTTTgttaaaatgttaaaatcataattaatatatatgttcAAAACCTTACCAAGACAAGCTTACCACAACGAAACCCAACAAAATTATATCTTATATCATCCTCAAATCTACACTCAAAAGAATACAAAATTCATAAGTAATCAgacaaagaatcaaaacataaatcatatgactttttaatagaaaaagttCTAAATCTCACTTACTCAAAAAAGCATGAACTTTTCCAATATTCCATAAATATTGAAGTAGGCGGAGTATGCCATAGGTTAAATATGTAGTATATATTAGCATTTCAGTAATCCTTGGGGAAATATTGCACATGACATGAAGAGTAAACCAAGTTCTTAAATAACGTAGCATAATCTTTTTTGGATAGTTCACAATTGAGTGAGTGGAGTCATCTTCTTAGGCCACgaagaaattaagaaaaatatccaAATCAACAAGTActtgaataaaattatttataatattgagAATGTGTGCTTGTGGTTTCTTGAGGAATCCAAACACAACGGGAGATACACATGTTGTGTATAAGGCCATAATTGTAAGAAAAGTTTTTCATTTcctgaagaataaaaaaaaaaaaaaaacaagtattaaTCAAGAGTAGAGAAAAATTTGATTATGTATAGAATCTATTTGTAAGccaatacatacatacatacacacaTATATCTGTGTGTGTATGTGATGCATCAAATGAGAGGAGTGATTATTGTGAGAGGGTAAGAGAAGTAAATACAAACCTTCAAATCTAAATGAATGGTGCAGATGAAAAGTTCCACTTAAAATATCACAtgaccaacaaaaaaacatggacaaaaaaaaacaatatccaCTAGTGCAAACCAATTTAAAGAAAGGGATAGTTTAGTAAATATCTCTCAAGCTATTTGTACATCTTTTGATGAAAATTGATGGAagttaacaaatatattttaatgaaaattactaAAGTAACTAGTGGCACAGccagaaataatttttttgatgggccaatttttgaattaaaaaaacatgattgaTGTGTTGATTTTAAAAGGGctaatatgtctttacccccttgtaaaaaaaaagttcagattcCAACCCTAAAATATAAAGATTCTTCACAAAACATCCctgtaatatgaagattctccacaaaacacctCTGACCTCATTCagacgctgatgtggcacgccactgtgtaattattttaatttttttttttaaatctgacaTGTGTGTAAtggtttaataaattatttttaaaaagataaaaaaaaactgaaaattaattttcaaaaatttaaaatcaagaaaaaaaatcaatttttttaaaaaacgaaaaaaaaaattgggtttttttttcaaaaaataaaaaattaagaaaaaaatattaattttttaccaaaacattcaaaaaatagcttatattattttttttctaatatttttaatattttaatttaatttggattttttaaaaattttcgaaagtttcaaaatatagtaagtgtatgaatttttttttatataatatttttggaaatatatatatatatattatatttttaaagaaaacaacccCTTTCAGCTTGgctgtttcttttcaaaaatgcccacaattttcaatacaaataacacatgtaacaaatagataagaataaatttaaatattaaaaaaaatttagattttttttatcctgaatttttaaatattaaaaaatattgtcaaatatgtaaCACATCGtaataaaaatctaaatttttaaataaatttgtatccagattttttttttgttgagaaaatttaaaaaacttctttttcgaaaaaaaatctgttttaaacttcaaaaaatatatactccaaattttcgaaaataatttgaacttttttttgaaatatatatttttcgtaaattataaattttggaattttcaaaaaatatatatttcagaaaatatttttcgtaataaaaaaaatcctgatttttttaatttttatatatattttttaaataaattaaaaaaaataattatacagtcagcacgCCACATAATCAGATATGCACAGTCAACATGCCATTCAGCTCGTCACGTCAGCAATTATGCACAGTCACATGTGTCAGGGGCTAAAACCAAAGAATCTTATGttacagggttggaatctaaactttttttttacagaggaAAAACCGGAACTTgtccaaattacagggggtaaagacatattaatcCATTTAAAAATATCACCTTATAGTTCATGCAAATTGTCAACTTCAAATGAAAACTAATAATATGCAAAAATGAGTTGATTGAAGAATCTTCTGTTCTTCAATGTAagctattttacttcaactCATGTGTGACACACACTACACAATGCGCGGAGCCTAAAGTGCACTGCAAATATGATTTCTCTTCCGGTAGAAATGCATAGTCACATTGTGTATGATGTTCGTATGATCAGTTTATGCTATTGTCATTTCATTTCTAATGATTTGAACCAGTTCCTTTCTATTAAATTCTGATACCTAATGATACTATGCActcaaacaaatatatatatatatatatatatatatatatatatatatatatatatatatatatatatatgagggcatatcaagtgagagtGCTTTTTATTATGAGAGGTGAGAGGGTTGAATCCTAACCCTTAGATTAATCTTTACCATGGTATTGAATTTTAATAACTGCAACTGAACTTTTCGCCACCCTCATTTGCTTGTGCgacctttcctttcctttcctttcttcattaaaaaaacaaaaaaccattctgcattctctctctctctctctctctcgtgtTGCTGATTTGATGCTACgatcttttctttcaattttaacttTTCCAGTTCTTGGGTTTGCTGAATCAACTCTAATTGTTTTAGTTAAAATGAATCAAAAGTTATTATTTACACACCTAACCTTTCTTCATCACTGTCACAAGTAGCCATTATTGACCTCACAATTATCGTATTCTTTTCAatatcaaaaataacaatttagATGCTGTATCAATTTGAAgcttggtcaaaaataataatttacttaGTGGCTCATCCTATTAAACCCCAAAATTTGAATCGACGTGCAGTTCCTTTTGGCATGGAAAGAAAACTTACAGgttttgttaattatgatttaaaaagctatgaaaaaaaaatgggagTTTCATGAGATAGAAACAATTGGGCGAGTCAACAGAAGAGACCGAGCAAAGTGATTGGGAAactaaagaagaaagaagatggTATCGTGGGAGAAATTTAATACGCGCCTAGTTTTCTGTAACATACTAAATCTGAACAGTTGCTTTGAATCCAAGGGTCAAGATTTAACCCTCTCACTCTCACAATAAaactcctctcatttgaaatgccctatatatatatatatatatatatatatatatatatatattcaagatTGATCGGTTCGGCCACTACCTCGAAGTCGAtaaacaatacaaaatttataacATAACACAACATATTCAAGAGCATACCAAGAACATCTTTGTCAAGCGAATCcgagtataattgaaattttcATTCTCTTCGAACTTACACTCaaaaacatattcatcattATAAGTCATgacagaaaaaatatatacataattATTAGtgaaaatcaatttaacttACTCAAAAAACAAATGATAAACTCTTGACGCGTAGACAAGACAAATAATGTGATCTGATAGGTTGTGCTAGAAGGGTGTGATCGCATCCCAAGAAGCTCAAAGGGGAACATAAAAAAGATACGCTGCCAAAATGTTTTAGATCTTTCAACAAGATTTTCTTCTGATTATCCACAATGGCAATAGTGTTTTTGTCAATTTAAGTGGCAAAAAAGGACAAGATAAtatccacacaaaaaataatgtaCCGATAACATGCTCTAGTATAATAGCATATAGTGGTAGTGATGTAATAAATGCCATTAGGAATGGAGAAACAAAACATGAGTAAATGGAGAGAACTACAAGAAAATATTGGAACATCCcgcatagtaaaaaaaaagttaaataaatactttaaaaataaaaataaaatatgtatatacAAACCTGTAAGTGTTCTTGTTGACATTCTTTTGTAGATGGTGAGTCAGGTTGCAATGTTGTTGTGGTGTTGGAGTATGGTGCCTAAAGAAAAGTTGATTATTGGTGGAGTTTGTTTTTCATGGTTTAGGGTTAGTGTGAGCTTGTGTTGTTGAACGAAAACTGTATTAGCATCGACATAGTTGGTTTTAGGTGATGATGAAGTGTTTTGCTCTAAGTTTGAGAATTTGTTTTATATCCTTCGCATTCTCTATATATTAATGAATGTATTGATCTTACTTATATTGCAAGATCctgcaaaaattgaaaaaaatttaaaatcataagTAATACACATAAGTATATATCAAGAATATAAAGTAAAAGATTTGCAACATAGCTCATTTGTTTGCAAATGTAAATAAATGACAGGTTTCaatgttttaattaaataagtatTGTCTTATGCTTCAAAATAgtttgtatttgtttttaacttaattattttaatttactctGTGTATGACCaacatattttctatttttttaatattgtctATAATCTATTTGTTTGTGGGggtttcaaataaaattatattcaattggtaattattatttttcaaat harbors:
- the LOC11441612 gene encoding 3-ketoacyl-CoA synthase 11 encodes the protein MTNSSRNLPDFKKSVKLKYVKLGYHYLITHGMYLFLSPLVVLIAAQISTFSIQDFYDIWEHLQYNLVSVIFCSTLLVFLSTLYFLTRPKPVYLVDFSCYKPEESRKCTKRKFMDQSRMISTFTEENLEFQRKILERSGLGESTYLPEAVLNFPPNPSMKEARKEAETVMFGAIDELFSKTSVKPKDIGILIVNCSLFNPTPSLSSMIVNHYKLRGNIKSYNLGGMGCSAGLISIDLAKDLLQANPNSYALVISMENITLNWYFGNDRSKLVSNCLFRMGGAVVLLSNKSSDRRRSKYQLITTVRTNKASDDKCFSCVTQEEDANGKIGVTLSKDLMAVAGDALKTNITTLGPLVLPTSEQLLFFTTLVGKKLFKMKIKPYIPDFKLAFEHFCIHAGGRAVLDELEKNLQLSPWHMEPSRMTLYRFGNTSSSSLWYELAYTEAKGRIKKGDRTWQIAFGSGFKCNSAVWKALRTINPVKEKSPWIDEIGQFPVDVPKVSTI